A region of the Leptidea sinapis chromosome 14, ilLepSina1.1, whole genome shotgun sequence genome:
aaaacatatcaaaaataaagatttttaatacCAAAGCTTGTTTTTGAATAtactaaaatcacaatttattggaatttaattttaaaaaaatcaataataatatttaactgcCCTTTTACGATTcatcttaattatttttcataaaacctTTCAATAACACACTCAATAAGCACTTTTTGAATACACTGAAATCACATTCAATGCAGCGCTAGACACCTAATCAGCAGATCAGTAACCTTCCATCTACGTACGATATTTTTTCGAGAGGTGTTTCGTAAAAAGGTATCTAGTAACAAGTGGGTTCAGCCGGTGTTTGGTGTTATCGACGTAAAAAGTTATTTGGGGAAAAAAGGTAGTATTATAATACGCTTTGAAGTCTGATAGTTTTAAGCGTtttatcaatgacgttctatacatatggacatatcgttcgcagtctgacagtggaacggcaaaagtgtaagcacacttttctatttagtcgtgtgtcaatcaacaagcctaagtgtgctataaaaagtacttaaataatacattaacgactcttttaaccgacttcaagaaaggtggaggttctcaattcgtcggtatgtttttttatgtttgttactttcgactgggtgaaccaattttaattattatttttttatttgaagctggtgcttccatgttctgttactagaattagatctattaattagattgtataaaaatacacaatatttttttttctttttgtgttttgtgtttctgaagtcggttgtttatttgtcaaatgttttttaaaggcctagtgaacaatggtcatcaatattgtattttgtgtaatgtgagcggcttacaagaacgtgaacgcttatatactagtgctatttacacgttatcacgaAGAAGTATCGTTTCCTAGCggtaattgatacttatttacaccgtaaatatgcaaaagctaatatttttcagctttcccgtacacgagataatgaaagaaaattggcgccagttggtagcaagagagagatgtgaataaatttataaacaaaataagcatatttatatcaCCATCACCATTAACGGATTTAAGTTTGTTGGATTtaactacatttaaaatttgataaaagctgtcatacaaagaTTACAAACACACAAatgttgatgtccgcttacgctacatataccaaaaagataccctgaAAAAGATACCTAAGTCTAAacgacaaatttaatttaattcaaggaacttactatttaaataaccagtttaactaattattttatgtaaataaaaatattaaatttgagtATTAATTTCTCTCATTAAAccttaccttaacttattaaatccgagTCCCTTTAGAACgcaaagaagtaacaaatataaactcaagcaaataaataaacatacaaactttcccctttataatatgattgttatttttgattaaaaacgtaaaaaacctccgacgaacgtaaaacttatagcaacccacgttttaaaaaaatacttaactgCTACACCACTGATGTCAAtttccaaatcgggttctaaattcaaaatacacagctgaaactgaaatagtgtttacattgctgcctattgaccaattatattttaaacaactggagtaaccgcagtcgaaggttattatggcgtcatttgtggcatgtgccatatttcggctttgactttgtatgaggtgcattatctatatgtatagaacgtcgtTGCGTTTTATAATAGAACTTTTGTATGCCATTGGATCTTTTCTGTAACTAGTATTAAAGCAATCATAAACTTACGAGATAAGTAGccccaaattatttgaaatcaaCCGTTTTGTTGAAGTTGGAGTAGTGTTGTACCTCGGTCACTTTCAATCAATTGTACCTTGGGCAGTGACCATGGTACAATTACAAGTTGTTGCAGTAGTACTACAAGGTACATTTAGATGTTATAATTTGGCaaggagaatattttttttaattatttcaaattcgCGTTATATAATAttccttataaaaaatataaaagctttgtcttattagaaaagaaaaactatgaatatcatttttttatgagttattttttgttacatattttttttaaacaaataaaacagtttacttaagaataataatattttccataaattacCCTCAATTCCTAGATATACCATGGATATCCTATGTACCTTCCAATAGGAAGGTACATAGGATATGTTGTACATTGGCTATAAATCctttttttcgttttaattattaaaacacatgtAAGTATGAAATTGGTATATGTTAGTATGAAATACATTGATGATATTTTGATGGTGTATACTCAAATAATTGacctttcaaaatatgcaaacaTAGTTTGAGTACAGTTCGCCAAATACAAAAATTTGATATGTAAAAAACTGTCATAGGTTATAACAGGTTCCCCTACTATTCACCATTTTATAGTTCCATTAATAGAGCTTACCCTGAATTTCTAGCCTCTAggataatctaaccggcatcctgggcaaaggagcctcctactggtaaagtGATAGTCTAGAAGATATTCTATTATTACCTTCTTCGAGAAAGCTAAGTGAAAAATCCcctttttaaatatgaattatatTGATATCATTGATATCTGTTACTGACTTCTTAAAAAAGATATTATagccattaaaaaaatgttgactTTAATACAACcagattaattatataaaaataatgtcgaGGAATAGGTATTAGTACGCTCAATTTCTTTACACAAAATTTAACCTCGTTTTGCTTATCTGTtactaaaatacttttaaatttggtGGAAATTAAAACCAACTTAAATGTTCAACAGAATAGtgactatttaaattttaattaaaatgataaatctATTTCGTAATTAAGAAGTTTTCTAATTGCTATTTTCGTCAATGAAAgtgatgaaaatatattttattctattattataaaattaataacattttgaACATGATATttctacacaatattatatagggATAGTCTCACTGTATTAGAGTCTttataactactttttttttcatccctCGAATTCTATGTTATTCCtaagttttactatttttgttttacttccATTAAAATAAgttctcatttaaaaaaatatactcctTCTTCTGTTCTGTACTGACTTGTTTTACAATAAGTTGGAAAAAGAAGCGCTACAGCGCCTCTTTATTACTTACTATTACTCTTACAGATGACCGTGGAATTGGCAAACactcaagatttcgagacctaAATTCGGATACTAGGCAAgacattgaaaatgaaaaaaagaacatttacataaacttataacagcagtcagaaaatattacaaaaataagtgCGCAAAAagcttcaaataataattccttATTATGATAATTCCTTaccattaaaacagtttttacatgTGTTTTGAAAGTTTTATCTGGCTGTTACGATCGTGGGGAGCTTATAATAGAATCAAACAGAATTTCCAACAAATGACTTATTTGACTTACTATTTCTAAAACTGGGTATGGCAATTTTATGTATAAGTCTAGTGTTAAACTTATGCAGTTCCcactttttaacatatttagtAACGAGTCTCGATACCCAAGACCGTATATAGTGccaactgtttttttttgtaaaatgaagACGATATCAATATCAGTAACCCAAAGCAGATTTCTATAAGACATTATCGAGATCGATAAAAGCGACTCACTCAATTGTATGAATCGTGCAGTCactgatagattgacagatgacggctataattttgtaaaaaaaggggaatccactacgtttaaagcaactgttcgctttcaaaatcagccgaattatacttcgtggccaatcgcgatactgtaattaccactatttcaaacatatgactgcacatttcatacccgcctcttattacgtagaatttacatcctctttggacaTAAATACGCGAAATATACCAATCTAGCTGTTGTTATATTTTGAtgtggtttgtttttttttagttacggCTACCGACCAAAACTCGTGCTCGTATGGATATTATGATTCCTGCACAAGTTTCTTAGAAATAGTGACTTCATTTTTACATTAATGGAAATAAATGAATAGCTCTTTCTGATAAACAAATGCTTAATTAGTTTCTTTAATTTCCGTCCAATTACAAAAACTATTTCGGATGATCACGAAAGCGATAAAAGTTGTCAATCACGAAAGACACCTCTGTCATTAAACACAGCTCATTGAGTATTACAATGTACggagtatattataaaattttatatgtgcttgtattgcatatttttaaaggtaaggaaaaatattatttaagataagATTGATTTTAATTATACGACTTTAACACTAAAATTTACATAACTTCTAAACTAGCTTATGATCTAATGGCTGATTGAAGagacaataaaaattaatattatttctaattaaatttttaccaaactttaataaatcaattatttaacGTATAGATTACGAGCGGGCACGCTGAGTACACGCTTATTGGGCCAACACGGACCTATTGGCACTTCAATTAAGTAGCGAAAGAATACATATGTGTAcacttcatttattttaaataacgaaatttcttttaaaattaagtacCTAAAACACAATCAGATCTAGAATCGAGTACCAAGTACTCTGCTTGATTATCGTTCGTGTTTAACCAAACATACTGTACATACTCTCCCTTGAAAAttcttcaaaattcaaatagaatttaattttacatattaaatttgtatcctAAATTTATGGACgtttcgggactcgaacccgcgatctctcgggttccgtccgagcgctctacCCAACTGAGTCCACCATTCGAGTGACGGATGGATTGtaaaattttggtatgtcttgtttaactctcagattgtggctccatctTCAGGGTCTACTTTACATTCACAATGTAAATTAAAGAACTAACACTGCCACAGAAAAAATGGCACTCTTATAGAGCGGAAACAGCGCAGGGAGCCCTCTGTATTTTGGccacttttcaaaaatatacaatttgtaCTGTTTTAACTAtgaaattatcataattataactAGGCTATCTTTAAacaatcttatattattatagcatGAACATGTCTTCTCTGTTGtcaaaattctttatttatgtaAGCAAAAAATACCGTTACTTAACAGAAATACAATGTCTACATGTTTCGATCTCTTCAAATCATTTAAAACAATtggcaaattaattaaaaaataaacaaatggtATAATActactcggcattaacactcttttgatctttaagtggaattgtgcagatgggatcCGTagctaagaaaaaaaatgtggtcatttttttaccaaagtttctcgcctgccttacttttgttggcctgttctcattttcaaatacCCATTCATAAGATTGCTATTtgtttcgggttcaaaacaataaatccacgtttcgtctcctatgacaatgtcataaacattAGAATCTCCGTGGttgtacttcattagcatctgtgagcaccattccacgggAGCCTGCTTCTGCTCCACTGTCAGTTTTTCAGAATGTGGCTCATagcaatccccaatagtcctcgaattgtctcataggtaatcctcgagttttcttcaattaaccgCTTAACAggagccacattattttcgttgacggcaatAGAAGGCaacccttcacgaaattcgtcatgtaaagacccgacctctcaaattcagcaaaccatcgccccacggtgctcaagcaaggcgcttctctcccaaaagcattttgaagatgagcggcacagtcttgcggagagagagagaacttttaaaatcatcgctctaaaatcttttcgacttcaTTCctttttcgttgcgtacgtaaaactttttttcttttctttttttttgatttcccgtcaattttttttttattactaagaaggttgtaacatttcaaaaattaaaacattcgaaatatcaaatagttccgattagctagaagtgcaaaacttttagtgtgccccatgtataagCAAcagaaaaataacattttaggaTATCAGCATCATtgccacaattttaaataaataagtttggcAATCATATACTTTTGTGGCAGTTATATAACatacttacataattataagaaaagaaaatttcGTATACTGCGTgaaaacagttacttttgtatccaACCTAGTTATTCAGTGAAAAGAACTTGTATTATTGGTGCAACACACCATTCACAAGGTTTATTGATTTCATACAGAAATGTCTTTCACACGAACTGCACCCTTTAAGCACAAATTTATGCTGCAGATGAGTAATATACTTTTTATCGTAACAGATGCATGCTGCGAATTAGAGATTGAAGAAGTAGATGATGATAAAATTGTTGGAGGAACAAACACAGATATAGAGAAACATCCCTATCAAGCATACATTCTCTTATCTGTAGGAGATATAAACTTACAATGTGGAGGATCAATAATTAGTGAAGATCAAATTTTGACAGCAGGCCATTGCTTATACGGGTACGGCTTTCTCCCaaagaacatttattataaacgtATACAGACGTTATTCAAGGCAATGATTAGTTTAAAATCAAcaaccattattttttttttttttcaaattcaaatatttttattcaaaataggatttataatcacttattaaacgtcaaaatctaccacccattcaaaagagactgcctcagacctgagaagaatgggcgcaagaaactcagcgggttttttttatataaaatatggattacaatgtaatatcttacaataaacatttataattaatgagcCCGAGGgagttcgctttaatcccagtccgtgggtcattaaaaaaatcgtttatgctataataacctttcccacataaacgttttttaacaattcttttaaatttcgtaacacatttgttttgtacattttctgggatcatatcgCAACAAAAGACTCAccaactcgacccaaccgagtagtaggcataacaagtttatgtttgttcctcgtgttaacattatgaatgtcacagtttctagaaaattcctcaatgtgcttatgaacatacaaaacattatcaaaaatgtattgagaagcattACATGAAATAAACATGGACCTGAATGAAATATCCTGTCCCGGTTCTATCACGGCCATTTTTAGAAGCTATTATGAATTATGTTTCCTAAACTTATCCTCAAACTTCCACTGCTGCCGGTTGCCACTTAATATTTCCAAACATGTCCTACTACACAAAGTTATCAATCCGGGAAACAGgattgcagttttttttaataaaaggggGCAAGAGGCTTACGTGACGGGGAGTGGTGAGGAAATAGCCCATAGACACATGCAACACCAGTGGTCAAGAGATgggttgtcggcctttaagctGGTGGAGTATGtgtgctcttttcttgaagttcTCTAAGTTAGGTTAGGGAAAACAGCAGCTGGTAATTGGTTCCACAAAGTGGccgtgcgaggcaagaaatttcttgcaaaacgcgcggttgtaaaATGACAGACGTCAATGTGATGCAGGTATTTAGCACTATGACGTTATATCCCATGGAAGAATATGCAGAGAGTCCACATctcaacgcaacgccaaagatTCAAGCcgttcttcgttgtatgcgatAAAAATttagaagctggtactggggagcgcccgccCAGAGATGACAACactactccatgtgaggccacGTTGGTCACGTTGTTCAAAAGCCTGTAACTTACGTTTTTTCGATGTGAGAGTAGATTTACCTAATAATTTACTATCATGTTGCAGAATAGAAAAAGTATCTGTACAAACAGGCGTAACGCTATCCAACGATCCTGATGGTGTAAgtctaaaaaaatgttttaaatgaaattcaacagtgaaaatttcataattaaagCAACATGGTTTTTTTAGAACAATCCCTTGATTCCCGCTAAAAGTTTTATGGCGCACCCCAAATATAATCAAAGTACTGGTAATTTTGATATTGGCGTTATAAAGTTAAGTAAAAAACTAGATCTCAGTGgaaaaaaaaggaaaagtaTTAAGCTGGTGGATGCTGGAACTAAACTTCCTGTAGGTGCTAATTTAATTGTGACTGGATGGGGCGTTACGCGTGTGAGTATTATAacagtttaattttatattcattattattttatacgacATATGTCTTAACGAAGTGTACTGATATATTATAGCGTAAAAAATAATAGgcgttttaaaatttcaatatatagccGTTGCGAACACCTCCAGTCGATAAAAAAACCATATGACGCGTTTGATTATTGTTGCTATTCGTTACAGAATGTTGATGTATCGTGCGCTGTTCAgtattatactatatattattgttGTGTGAGCTTTTAAAAGCGCTTACTTATAATGtacctacttattaaaaaaaatgaatttccttcgtatttttatacagacTATCTGACTGAAATTATGacttatgataaaatataaatatctaccaattatttattgattttatttatgcaatttaaatttaatcttcCAGTTAG
Encoded here:
- the LOC126967869 gene encoding trypsin alpha-3-like yields the protein MYGVYYKILYVLVLHIFKDACCELEIEEVDDDKIVGGTNTDIEKHPYQAYILLSVGDINLQCGGSIISEDQILTAGHCLYGIEKVSVQTGVTLSNDPDGNNPLIPAKSFMAHPKYNQSTGNFDIGVIKLSKKLDLSGKKRKSIKLVDAGTKLPVGANLIVTGWGVTREYGSVSRHLKEVQIQIVSDADCRKEYKEEFTQNMFCAGVPKGGKDACQGDSGGPGVLSNGTQIGIVSFGNGCGRPNTPGVFASLVSKEMREWVTEVTGV